A genomic region of Papaver somniferum cultivar HN1 chromosome 7, ASM357369v1, whole genome shotgun sequence contains the following coding sequences:
- the LOC113295861 gene encoding protein FAR-RED ELONGATED HYPOCOTYL 3-like: MNELSIREPKKCDAWAGILTGVGQMFYGGKDEVCDVMMKYQVESGYKVKPLKTDQKRYIVCCLFKEEKGCFNKYCCPMLIIDATFLTGKFRGGLMVACGKTGNQEILPLAFGLVSGENDDNWHWFLENLKGIVDADRPLTIISDRGTGLLNNVPLVFPNDFHSYCSYHMKSNIPVSKGKSRQIAIKLFEQCYSSVTKEQFLKAVSSMHNLKLFSVIEWMKKIPLKNWVSHEFEGERFGELTSNIAESFNSLIKHEKRLQAIELIECIRARTMETIWKRKVASSEWNTRLTPNMQARLDKRITDCRKYKVRRASEKGI, from the exons ATGAATGAATTATCTATAAGAGAGCCAAAAAAGTGTGATGCTTGGGCTGGAATTCTTACCGGTGTTGGTCAGATGTTTTATGGAGGGAAAGACGAAGTCTGTGATGTCATGATGAAGTATCAAGTGGAGAGCGGGTACAAAGTCAAACCTTTGAAGACTGATCAGAAGCGTTATATTGTTTGTTGCCttttcaaagaagaaaaaggat GTTTCAACAAGTATTGCTGTCCTATGCTAATAATTGATGCTACGTTTCTTACTGGAAAGTTTAGGGGTGGTCTTATGGTAGCTTGTGGGAAAACTGGCAACCAAG AGATACTTCCACTTGCATTTGGGCTTGTATCAGGTGAAAATGATGATAATTGGCACTGGTTTCTGGAAAATTTGAAGGGAATTGTTGATGCTGATCGTCCATTGACCATCATATCTGATCGTGGAACTGGACTTTTGAACAATGTACCTCTTGTCTTCCCGAATGATTTTCACTCATATTGCTCGTACCATATGAAAAGTAATATTCCAGTTAGCAAGGGCAAGAGTAGACAAATTGCTATTAAGTTGTTTGAGCAATGCTATAGTTCTGTCACGAAGGAGCAATTTTTGAAGGCAGTGTCAAGCATGCACAACTTGAAGTTGTTTTCTGTTATTGAGTGGATGAAGAAGATCCCACTGAAGAATTGGGTTTCTCATGAGTTTGAAGGGGAAAGGTTTGGAGAGCTTACATCCAACATAGCTGAAAGCTTCAACAGCTTGATTAAGCATGAAAAGCGTCTTCAAGCTATTGAGTTGATTGAGTGTATTCGTGCTAGGACAATGGAGACAATATGGAAGAGGAAGGTTGCATCTAGCGAGTGGAATACAAGACTTACCCCCAATATGCAAGCAAGGTTGGACAAGAGGATTACCGATTGTCGTAAATACAAGGTCCGTAGAGCTAGTGAAAAAGGTATTTGA